The window CCACGCGGCAGCGGAGCTGGCGGAGCTCAGACTGGCCACGTGAGGACACCCCGTCGAGCGGGGCCTCCCGGCGGACTCGGGCGACACTCCGACCGGGCGCCGGCAGGCCCCTTCCGGGACGCACACATGTCACCCGGCGGATCTGCGGGCCGGTCGTGCCCCGGCGGCCGGCGGACCCGAAACGCAAACGGTGCCGACCGAGAATCGGTCAGCACCGGTAGGCGTACTGTCTGTGCGTATTCGTGTGTTCTGTGTGTCCGAGGGGGGACTTGAACCCCCACGCCCGATAAAGGGCACTAGCACCTCAAGCTAGCGCGTCTGCCATTCCGCCACCCGGACCAGGTGTCTGCCGCCTGGACGGGGGTGTTCCCCGCGGCGACATGGACAACAATACCAAGCTTTCAGAGTGGCTTTCACCTGCGTTTCCGCGCTTCGGCGGGGTTCCCGGCGGGGCGCGGAGGGTGCACTTACAGTCTCACCATGGGTGACTGGAAAGCTACGGTCGGGCTCCCCCGGGGGCGGCGCCCCCGGACGTTCTCGCCGCTGCGAGAGCATCTGCGGGACACGTTCTGGTTCGCTCCGAGCGCCGCGCTGGTCCTGGTCGTGGTGATGTGGTCGGCGGCGACCGCCGTGGACGACGCGATCCTCACCGCCCTGCGCGACGCGGGCGACGAGGACACGGTGAGCGATCTGCTGGGGATCGCCGAGGACGCGAAGACCGTGGTGACCACGGTCAGCGCGGCCATGATGACCTTCATCGGCGTCGTCTTCAGCATCTCGCTGGTCGCCGTGCAGATGGCCGCCGGGCAGTTCAGCCCGCGCATCGTACGGATCTTCGTACGCAGCCGGATCACCAAGGTCACCTTCGCGGTGTTCCTGGCGACCTTCGTCCAGTCGCTGCTCGTCCTGACCTCGTACGACAGTCAGAGCGATCCGGCGCTCGTGTCGTCCATCCCGCTCGTCCAGGCCGTCCTCACCCTGATCCTGGTCGGGCTGAGCGTGATCCTTTTCGTCCTGTACGTGAACTCGACCCTGCGGCTGATGCGGATCGGGCACGTCGTGGACCTGATCACCTCGGAGGCGTTGCGGGTCGTCGCGAACATGCCGCTGGACATCTCCGCGGATGAACCCGTCGGTCTCGGCGCCGAGACCGCCCGGTTCGCCCATCACGGCCGCGCGGGGGTGCTGCGGGACGTGGACATCGCGCGGCTCGTCCGTGCCGCGCGGCAGCACGGCGTCGTACTGCGGCTCGTCCCGCGGATCGGTGATTTCGTCGTGCCGGGTACACCCGTGTTCTCGGTGCACGGCGGCCCCGCCGTCAAGGGGCTGGGAACGCTGGGCTTCCGGGTGGCCGTGGGTGCCGAGCGGACGTATCACCAGGATCTCGGGTTCGGGCTGCGGCAGTTGTCGGACATCGCGCTGCGCGCCCTGTCGGCCGCCGTGAACGACCCCACCACCGCGGTGCAGGCCGTGGACCGGATCGTGCAGTTCCTGTCCTCGGTGGCGCGGCGGCCGCTCGGCGCCTCGCTGCACCGGGACCGGCAGGGCACCGTACGGCTGGTGCAGCCCGTGCCGGGCTGGACCGAGCTGGTCGACCTCGCCTTCGCCGAGGTCCGGATCTGCGCGGTGCGCAGCCCTCAGGTCACCCGCCGCCTGCTGGCCGGGTTCGACGATCTTCTCGACGCCGTTCCCGAGGACCGTCGGGCGCCGCTGCTCCGGCATCGCGCGCTGCTGGTCCAGGCGGTGGAACGGACCGTGCCGGAGGCCGCGGACCGGGCCTTCGCCCTCCACCCGGACCGGCAGGGCATCGGCTAGACACGGTTCGCGGTCCGCCCGCCAGGCCCACACCGGTGTGTCTTCCGGACTCGTCGGCCCGGGCCCCTACGAAGTCCGGGCCCCTGCGGAGCGGCGCGGTCGGCGCCCGTGCGGGTGGACGGCACCGTGCACGCGGCGCCGCCCACCCGTGATCACCGCATCGTGGACACGACACTCACGCCGTCGTGGTCATGACGGTGACAGCCTCGTCATCGTGACGGTCACATCGTCATGATGACGACGGTCGCACCCCCGTGGTCACGGCATCAGGTGGTACTCCGGGAAGTTACCCGGCAACCGCTCCCCCGCCGGCCCGTGCGTCACCGCGCGGACCAGCAGTTCGCCGCCCACGAAGGCACCGCGCCAGGACGCGCCGAAGCCGCCGAAGAGCTCGTCGCGGTCACCCCGGGAGCGGGGCTTTCCGTGGCCGACCTTGAAGGCCCGGATCTGCGGGGCCAGGCGGTCGTACGTGGCCTCGTCGTCCGTGGACAGGGTCGCGACCAGCGCGCCGTTCGAGGCGTTCATGGCGGCGAGCAGTTCCGCCTCCGTGTCGACCAGGACGATGGTGTCGACCGGGCCGAAGGGTTCCGCGTGGTGGAGCGGGGAGGACGGAGGCGGATTGAGGAGCGTGACCGGCTGGACGTACGCCGAGGTGTCCTGGCCGGGCAGGAAGCGGGCGTCGGCGAGCCGGCCGCGGTGCAGGGGGACGGCGCCGCGGTCGATGGCCTCGGCGACCTGGTCGTGCAGTTCCTTCGCCTTGGCCGCGTTGATCACCGGCCCGAAGTCCAGCTGGGGGTAAGGGTCGTCGGGTTGCTCGACGGCCAGGGGGTGCCCCACCCGGAGGGTGCGGACCGCCGGGAGGTACGCCGCCAGGAACTCGTCGAACAGCTCACGCTGGACGACGAATCGCGGGTAGGCCGTGCAGCGCTGCTTGCCGTAGTCGAAGAGCTTGGGGACGGCCGCCGTCAGCGCGTCCCAGTCGGAGTGGTTCCAGATGCCCCAGGTGTTCAGGCCCTCCTGTTCCAGTACGTGTCGCTTGCCCAGGTCCGCGACGGCCGTGGCCACGGCGGCGCCCGTGTCGCGGCCGCCGACGAAGGAGACGCAGCCGATCTCCGGCGCGCGCACGAGCGCCTCCGACAGCTCGCCGCCGCTGCCGCTGACGAGGGTGACGGGTATGCCCTCGCGTGCGGCGAGCGCGCAGGCCAGGGTGAGACACGCGACGCCGCCGTCGGTCGGGGTCTTGGCGATGACCGCGTTCCCTGCCAGTGCCTGTACCAGCATGGCGTGAACGAGCACGCTCATCGGGTAGTTCCAGCTCGCGATGTTGGAGACGGGCCCGTCCAGCGGGGTCCGGTCCGCGATCATGGGTTCGATTCCGTCGACGTACCAGCGCACGCCGTCGATGGCGCGGTCGACGTCGGCCTGCGCGAGACGCCAGGGCTTGCCGATCTCCCAGACGAGGAGGAGGGCGAGCAGTTCGCGGTGTTCGGTGAGCGCGTCGAGGGTGGCCGCGACGCGGGCCCGGCGTTCTTCGAGGGGTACGTGCCGCCAGGCGCGGTGCTGGTCGAGGGAGGCGCGGACGGCCTGATGGGCCGTGGCGCCGTCCAGCCGCGGCGGGCCCGCGATGGGGCTGCCGTCGACGGGGCTGGTGGCGGGCAGGGCCCGGCCGTCCGCCTGCCAGGCGGCGCCCCAGAGGTTGAGGACTCGGTCGTCCCTGAAGGCCTCGGGTGCCGTGGCCAGGCAGCGTTGCCAGGCGTCGGTCCACGAGGTGTGGGACTTGAGGGTGAGGGTGGGTGCCATTCGGTTGCTCCGCTCTCGGTGCACAGTCGGGGGCGGTCGTGCATGGCTCGTCCCGCGTACGGGAGCACCGGAATGCGTACTCGCGTACGGGGACGTCGTGCGGGGGACGCTAGCGAGGCGCGGCGGCGTCCGAAAGTGACGTCATGTCAACTATGAGTGACATCACGTTCCGCTTCGAGCCGGGCCAGCACCAGCCGGGCCGTCTCGGTCGGGGTGCCGCCCACCTGTACGCCTGCCGCTTCCAGGGCTTCCTTCTTGGCCTGGGCGGTGCCGGACGAGCCGGACACGATGGCGCCGGCGTGGCCCATCGTCTTGCCCTCGGGGGCGGTGAAGCCGGCGATGTAGCCGATGACGGGTTTGGTGACGTGGTCGCGGACGTAGGCGGCCGCGCGTTCCTCGGCGTCGCCGCCGATCTCGCCTATGAGGACGATGAGTTCGGTGTCGGGGTCGTCCTGGAACGCGGCGAGGCAGTCGATGTGGGTCGTGCCGACGACGGGGTCGCCGCCGATGCCGACGCAGGTGGAGAAGCCGATGTCCCGTAGCTCGTACATGAGTTGGTAGGTGAGGGTGCCCGACTTGGAGACCAGGCCGATGCGGCCGGCCTTGGTGATGTCGGCGGGGATGATGCCCGCGTTGGACTGCCCCGGGGTGATCAGGCCGGGGCAGTTGGGGCCGATGACCCGGGTTCCCTTCGCCCTCGCGTAGGTGGTGAAGGCGACCGAGTCGTGGACGGGGATGCCCTCGGTGATGACGACCGCGAGGCCGATGCCGGCGTCGACGGCCTCGACGACCGCCGCCTTGGCGAAGGCGGGCGGGACGAAGACGACACTGACGTCGGCGCCGGTCGCCTTGATGCCTTCGGCCACCGAGCCGAAGACGGGGACGGCGAGGGGGGTACCTCCCTGGCCCTTGAGGCACTGGGGGACGTCGAAGTCGACGCTCTGCCCGGCCTTGCGCGGGTTGACTCCGCCGACGACGTCGGTGCCTGCCGCGAGCATGCGACGGGTGTGCTTCATGCCTTCGCCGCCGGTCATGCCCTGGACGAGGACCTTGCTCTCTTTGGTCAGGTAGATGGCCATGTCCCGCTCCTTCAGCCGGCGTGGGCGAGTTGGGCGGCGCGGCGCGCGGCGCCGTCCATGGTGGTGGCCTGCTCGACCAGGGGGTGCGCGCGGTCGTCGAGGATGGCACGGCCGCGTACGGCGTTGTTCCCGTCGAGGCGGACCACCAGCGGTTTGGTCAAGTGGACGGATTCCAGGGCCTGCACGATGCCGTCGGCGACCGCGTCACAGGCGGTGATGCCGCCGAAGACGTTGACGAAGACCGACGTGACGGCCGGGTCGGAGAGGATGACGGAGAGGCCGTCGGCCATGATCTGGGCGGAGGCGCCACCGCCGATGTCGAGGAAGTTGGCCGGGCGGGCGCCGCAGCCGGCGACCACGTCGAGGGTCGACATGACGAGGCCCGCGCCGTTGCCGATGATGCCGACCTCGCCGTCCAGCTTCACGTAGTTGAGGCCCTTGGCCGCGGCGGCCGCCTCCAGCGGATCGTCGTGCGCGGACTCCTGGTCACCCCAACGCGCCTGCCGGAAGCGGGCGTTGTCGTCGAGGGTGACCTTGCCGTCGAGGGCGAGGATCTGCCCCTGGGCCGTACGGACGAGGGGGTTCACCTCCACGAGGACCGCGTCCTCACGGACCAGTACCTCCCAGAGCCTGACCAGGACGTCGACGGTCTGCGGGGGCAGGCCCGCGGCTTCGGTGATCTCGGTGGCCTTCGCCGGGGTGACGCCCTCGGCCGGATCGATGTGGAGCCGCGCGACGGCGTCGGGCCGGGTGGCGGCGACCTCCTCGATGTCCATGCCGCCCTCGGCCGAGGCGATGGCGAGGAAACGGCCGGCCGCCCGGTCGAGTACGTAGCTGACGTAGAACTCGCTCTCGATGTCGACCGGTTGGGCCACCATCACCTTTCCGACCGTGTGGCCCTTGATGTCCATGCCGAGGATCTGGCGTGCTGTCAGTTCGGTGGCGGCCGGGTCGGCGGCGAGTTTCACACCGCCCGCCTTGCCGCGTCCACCGGTCTTCACCTGCGCCTTGACGACGACGCGGCCGCCGAGCCTGCGGGCTGCCTCGCGTGCCTCCTTGGGCGAGTCGGTGACCTCCGCCCTCGGCACCAAGATGCCGTGTTCTTCGAAGAGTTCCCTTGCCTGGTGCTCGAACAGGTCCATCTCGGCTCCCTCTTAAAAGTGCCGCACGCCCCCTGGACACCACCCACCGGATGCGGGATAACAAGCTTCATACAGTATTCGTCGACTGTATGCAATGTACCGCGACGGCATCCACGAACAGTGCGCGCACCACGTATGAGCTGCACTTCCGCGCGCCCAATCCCCTACGAAGGGACAGGACTTCGCCATGCCCGACGACAACAGCCAGAACCTCATCTCCGGTGGGCACCTGGTCGCCAAGGCACTCAAAGCGGAGGGCGTGGAGGTCATCTACACGCTCTGCGGCGGCCACATCATCGACATCTACGACGGCTGCGTCGACGAAGGCATCGAGGTCGTCGACGTACGCCACGAGCAGGTCGCCGCCCACGCCGCCGACGGCTACGCCCGCATCACCGGCAAGCCCGGCTGCGCGGTCGTCACCGCCGGACCCGGCACGACCGACGCCGTGACGGGTGTCGCCAACGCCTTCCGCGCGGAGTCCCCGATGCTGCTGATCGGCGGCCAGGGGGCGCACACCCAGCACAAGATGGGCTCCCTGCAGGACCTCCCGCACGTCGACATGATGACGCCCATCACCAAGTTCGCGGCGACCGTGCCCGACACCGCGCGGGCCGCCGACATGGTGTCGATGGCGTTCCGCGAGTGCTACCACGGGGCGCCGGGGCCGTCCTTCCTCGAGATCCCGCGCGACGTCCTGGACGCCAAGGTGCCGGTGGAGAAGGCACGCGTACCCGCCGCCGGCCAGTACCGGGCCTCGACCCGCTCGGCCGGTGACCCCGAGGCCATCGAGAAGCTCGCCGACCTCCTCGTGCACGCCGAGAAGCCGGCGATCCTGCTGGGCAGCCAGGTGTGGACGACCCGCGGCACCGAGTCCGCCATCGACCTCGTACGCGCCCTCAACATCCCCGCCTACATGAACGGCGCCGGCCGCGGCACCCTGCCGCCCGGCGACCCGCACCACTTCCAGCTGTCACGCCGGTACGCCTTCTCCAACGCCGACGTCATCGTCATCGTCGGTACGCCCTTCGACTTCCGGATGGGCTACGGCAAGCGGCTGTCGCAGGACGCGACCGTCGTACAGATCGACCTCGACTACCGGACCGTGGGCAAGAACCGGGACGTCGACCTCGGCATCGTCGGGGACGCGGGCCTCGTCCTGAAGTCGGTGACCGAGGCCGTCTCCGGGCGCATCAACGGGGGCGCGTCGAAGCGCAAGGAGTGGCTCGACGAACTGCGCGCCGCCGAACAGACCGCCATCGAGAAGCGGCTGCCGAGCCTGAAGTCGGACGCCTCACCGATCCACCCCTACCGGCTGGTCAGCGAGATCAACGACTTCCTCACCGAGGACTCCATCTACATCGGCGACGGCGGCGACATCGTCACCTTCTCCGGGCAGGTCGTGCAGCCCAAGTCGCCCGGGCACTGGATGGACCCGGGCCCCCTCGGCACG of the Streptomyces aurantiacus genome contains:
- a CDS encoding thiamine pyrophosphate-binding protein; this translates as MPDDNSQNLISGGHLVAKALKAEGVEVIYTLCGGHIIDIYDGCVDEGIEVVDVRHEQVAAHAADGYARITGKPGCAVVTAGPGTTDAVTGVANAFRAESPMLLIGGQGAHTQHKMGSLQDLPHVDMMTPITKFAATVPDTARAADMVSMAFRECYHGAPGPSFLEIPRDVLDAKVPVEKARVPAAGQYRASTRSAGDPEAIEKLADLLVHAEKPAILLGSQVWTTRGTESAIDLVRALNIPAYMNGAGRGTLPPGDPHHFQLSRRYAFSNADVIVIVGTPFDFRMGYGKRLSQDATVVQIDLDYRTVGKNRDVDLGIVGDAGLVLKSVTEAVSGRINGGASKRKEWLDELRAAEQTAIEKRLPSLKSDASPIHPYRLVSEINDFLTEDSIYIGDGGDIVTFSGQVVQPKSPGHWMDPGPLGTLGVGVPFVLAAKKARPDKEVVALFGDGAFSLTGWDFETLVRYDLPFVGIVGNNSSMNQIRYGQAAKYGLERERVGNTLGDVHYDKFAQMLGGYGEEVRDPADIAPALQRARESGKPSLINVWVDPDAYAPGTMNQTMYK
- the sucC gene encoding ADP-forming succinate--CoA ligase subunit beta; the encoded protein is MDLFEHQARELFEEHGILVPRAEVTDSPKEAREAARRLGGRVVVKAQVKTGGRGKAGGVKLAADPAATELTARQILGMDIKGHTVGKVMVAQPVDIESEFYVSYVLDRAAGRFLAIASAEGGMDIEEVAATRPDAVARLHIDPAEGVTPAKATEITEAAGLPPQTVDVLVRLWEVLVREDAVLVEVNPLVRTAQGQILALDGKVTLDDNARFRQARWGDQESAHDDPLEAAAAAKGLNYVKLDGEVGIIGNGAGLVMSTLDVVAGCGARPANFLDIGGGASAQIMADGLSVILSDPAVTSVFVNVFGGITACDAVADGIVQALESVHLTKPLVVRLDGNNAVRGRAILDDRAHPLVEQATTMDGAARRAAQLAHAG
- the sucD gene encoding succinate--CoA ligase subunit alpha; the protein is MAIYLTKESKVLVQGMTGGEGMKHTRRMLAAGTDVVGGVNPRKAGQSVDFDVPQCLKGQGGTPLAVPVFGSVAEGIKATGADVSVVFVPPAFAKAAVVEAVDAGIGLAVVITEGIPVHDSVAFTTYARAKGTRVIGPNCPGLITPGQSNAGIIPADITKAGRIGLVSKSGTLTYQLMYELRDIGFSTCVGIGGDPVVGTTHIDCLAAFQDDPDTELIVLIGEIGGDAEERAAAYVRDHVTKPVIGYIAGFTAPEGKTMGHAGAIVSGSSGTAQAKKEALEAAGVQVGGTPTETARLVLARLEAERDVTHS
- a CDS encoding DUF2254 domain-containing protein; amino-acid sequence: MGDWKATVGLPRGRRPRTFSPLREHLRDTFWFAPSAALVLVVVMWSAATAVDDAILTALRDAGDEDTVSDLLGIAEDAKTVVTTVSAAMMTFIGVVFSISLVAVQMAAGQFSPRIVRIFVRSRITKVTFAVFLATFVQSLLVLTSYDSQSDPALVSSIPLVQAVLTLILVGLSVILFVLYVNSTLRLMRIGHVVDLITSEALRVVANMPLDISADEPVGLGAETARFAHHGRAGVLRDVDIARLVRAARQHGVVLRLVPRIGDFVVPGTPVFSVHGGPAVKGLGTLGFRVAVGAERTYHQDLGFGLRQLSDIALRALSAAVNDPTTAVQAVDRIVQFLSSVARRPLGASLHRDRQGTVRLVQPVPGWTELVDLAFAEVRICAVRSPQVTRRLLAGFDDLLDAVPEDRRAPLLRHRALLVQAVERTVPEAADRAFALHPDRQGIG
- a CDS encoding aldehyde dehydrogenase family protein; translated protein: MAPTLTLKSHTSWTDAWQRCLATAPEAFRDDRVLNLWGAAWQADGRALPATSPVDGSPIAGPPRLDGATAHQAVRASLDQHRAWRHVPLEERRARVAATLDALTEHRELLALLLVWEIGKPWRLAQADVDRAIDGVRWYVDGIEPMIADRTPLDGPVSNIASWNYPMSVLVHAMLVQALAGNAVIAKTPTDGGVACLTLACALAAREGIPVTLVSGSGGELSEALVRAPEIGCVSFVGGRDTGAAVATAVADLGKRHVLEQEGLNTWGIWNHSDWDALTAAVPKLFDYGKQRCTAYPRFVVQRELFDEFLAAYLPAVRTLRVGHPLAVEQPDDPYPQLDFGPVINAAKAKELHDQVAEAIDRGAVPLHRGRLADARFLPGQDTSAYVQPVTLLNPPPSSPLHHAEPFGPVDTIVLVDTEAELLAAMNASNGALVATLSTDDEATYDRLAPQIRAFKVGHGKPRSRGDRDELFGGFGASWRGAFVGGELLVRAVTHGPAGERLPGNFPEYHLMP